In the Deinococcus yavapaiensis KR-236 genome, ATGCGGCCGTCGCGCACGGTCGGCTCGAACGGAGGCGACAGCCATTCTTCGAGGGGCGCTTCGGGTTGCACGTCGTAGTGGCCGTAAATCAGCACGGTGGGCTTGCCGGGCGCCTGCAGACGCTCGGCGTACACGACGGGATGCTTGGCGGTGTCGTCGACGCGGGCGGTGAAGCCGAGGCGGGCGAGCTTGCCTTGCAAGAACTCGGCGGCGCGGCGCATGTCATCTTTATGCTCTTCTTGCGCGGAGACGCTGGGAATGCGAAGAAGGTCGAAGAGTTCGGCGTCGGCGGCGTTCGTGTCGAGGTGAGGGCGCAGATCGTGGTCGGATGCGGTCATGCGGGGATGATACCAATCCGCGGCGGCCTTGGCCGTTCGCGACTCTTCAGCTGGGGCGGCCCACGGTGCGGTCCAATTTCGGCTTGACGATCTTGTCGATGCCGCTTTTGCCGAGCCGCACGAGGAAGCCGGCGCTGCGATGGTACGCGAGGCCGCCGTCGACGTTGAGGCACGTTCCCTCGGCGTACAGCAGGGGGCTGTGCACGAGTTGCGGCTCGACCGACAGGACGTACGAGATCGGCGTGTGGCCGTGTACGAGGCGCTCGCCGCCGTACGTGGCGAGCATGGTGAGCGCGCGGCTCGACCCGCCTTCCTCCATGAACACTCCGCGCTCGGAAAGGTCGCGTACGAGCGCGTCGAGGACGATGGGGTCGTTCGAGCCGAGGGTGTTCCACAAGGCGACGTTGACGCTTTGAAGGTCGCGTCCGTAGCGCAGGTACGCGTCGGTGTCGGCGTGCAAGAAGAGGTACGGCCCGAGCCGCACCACGCCGGGACGCTTGCGCAGCCACTCCAGGTGGCGAGGTTGCAGACGCTGCAAGTCGCTCGTCTGCCCGCGGTTGAGGCGCCAGCGCTCCAGGAACGATCGCCCGCGGACGTCTCGCCATTCGCTGCCGAACGTGTACGCGCCGATCAGCAAAGGCTCGTGGTTTCCAAGCAGGACGTACACGCGTCCGCCCGCCGCCGCCGCTTCATGCTCGAGGCGCATGAGGTACTCGACGACGCCCACGCCGTCCGGACCGCGATCGACGAGGTCGCCGACGGACACGAGGACGTTCACGCCGCCCACCCAGAAACCGGCCTCGTCGACGAGGCCGGCGCCGTGCAGAAGGCCTTGAAGCTTCGAAAGCTCGCCGTGAACGTCCCCGACGACCCACAAGGCGCGCGTGAGCGTCGTCACGTCCGTCCTCGCAGCGCTTGAGTTGAAAGTGGAGGAAACGACCGAAAGTCCTTCAAGTTCTTCCAGGGTACCGCACCGAGGGGCTGGTCGCCACCGAGGCGGCTCAGGACGAGACGGTGTCTTCCGCGTCGCCTTCGGGAACGTCGGCGGGCAGGGCTCGCCACTGCGTCATGCGGTCCGTGAGGTCGCTTTGCAGACGCTCGATGGCGCCTTCCATGCGGCCGCGCGCCGAGTCGAGTTGATGACGAAGGCGCATGATTTCCTCGACGCCGGCGAGGTTGACGCCAAGTTCTTGGGTGAGACGGCGGATTTCACGCAGGTGCTCGATGTCGCGCTCCGAGTACAGGCGGGTCTTGCCGCTCGACCGTCCGGGGCGGATCAGTCCCTTGCGTTCGTACAACCGCAACGTCTGGGGATGCATGTCCACGAGTTGCGCGGCGATGGAGATGACGTACACGGGGCGATCGAGCGGATCGGCGGATTCGGGACCGTTGCCGAGGGCGCGCTCGCGCAGGATGCGCTCTTGCAGTTCACCCTCGAGGCGCTCGATTTCGCCTTCGAATTGGTCTTGCAAGTCGTCGAGTTCGTGCTGAAGGCGCATGACTTCCTCGACGCCGGCGAGGTTGACGCCGAGTTCTTGGGTGAGACGGCGGATTTCACGCAGGTGCTCGATGTCGCGCTCCGAGTACAGGCGGGTCTTGCCGCTCGACCGTCCGGGGCGGATCAGTCCCTTGCGTTCGTACAACCGCAACGTCTGGGGATGCATGTCCACGA is a window encoding:
- a CDS encoding metallophosphoesterase codes for the protein MTTLTRALWVVGDVHGELSKLQGLLHGAGLVDEAGFWVGGVNVLVSVGDLVDRGPDGVGVVEYLMRLEHEAAAAGGRVYVLLGNHEPLLIGAYTFGSEWRDVRGRSFLERWRLNRGQTSDLQRLQPRHLEWLRKRPGVVRLGPYLFLHADTDAYLRYGRDLQSVNVALWNTLGSNDPIVLDALVRDLSERGVFMEEGGSSRALTMLATYGGERLVHGHTPISYVLSVEPQLVHSPLLYAEGTCLNVDGGLAYHRSAGFLVRLGKSGIDKIVKPKLDRTVGRPS
- the hspR gene encoding heat shock protein transcriptional repressor HspR, fused homodimer type, with the translated sequence ELVDMHPQTLRLYERKGLIRPGRSSGKTRLYSERDIEHLREIRRLTQELGVNLAGVEEVMRLQHELDDLQDQFEGEIERLEGELQERILRERALGNGPESADPLDRPVYVISIAAQLVDMHPQTLRLYERKGLIRPGRSSGKTRLYSERDIEHLREIRRLTQELGVNLAGVEEIMRLRHQLDSARGRMEGAIERLQSDLTDRMTQWRALPADVPEGDAEDTVSS